Genomic window (Allostreptomyces psammosilenae):
CACATCTCGGCCTGGCCGAGGGTCTTGGCGCCGTTGTCGACGAACAGCGGCACGTCCGGCGGCAGGTCGGTCCGCTCGCGCACCAGCGCCTCCAGCGGCACGGCGTCCCAGCCGACGGTCTGGCCGTGCACCACCACGCCCTGCCGGGGGTCGTGCTCGATGATGCCGGGCACGCCGATCCCGACCCCGTACAGCCGCTCCCGGGTGGCGGCGTCGGCGTCGAGGAGTTCGGCCAGCACGGCCCCGACGTGGTCGACGACGTGGTCCACGTCGTAGCCGCGGTCGCTGAGCGGGCGTTCGGCGCGGGCGATCTCGGTCAGCGACAGGTCGAACAGCTCGGCCCGCACCCGGGTCTCGCCGACGTCGACGCCGACGAGGTAGCCGCTGGCCGGGGCGACCCGCAGCAGGGTGCGCGGGCGCCCGCCGTCGGAGTCCACCGCGCCGGCCTCCTCCAGCAGGCCCTCCGCGGCCAGTTCGGCGACCACGTTGCTGATCGAGCCGGAGCTCAGGCCGGTGACCAGGGTCAGCTCCTGCCGGCTGAGCGGCCCTTCGAAGTACACCCTGCGCAGCACCTTGGAGCGGTTGCCCCGTCGTAGGTCCCGCACCGTGAGTCTGTCCCGCTTGGCCATCTGGCTCCCTTCGGCACCCCGCAACATACCGCTGTCGGACGTCTTGACGCGACCTTTCCTCGAAGGTTAACTCACGCCATAAATTAAGCCGTGACGCCCTCTCCGGCCTCCCGTCACCAACCCGCCCTGGGAAGGGGTTCACCAACCATGCGCAGACGACGCGCCGCGGCAGCGGCACTCCTGGTCACCTCGCTCGCCGCCGCCGTCACCGGCTGCGGGGGCGGCGGCGCCGCCCAGGGCAGCAACGACAACCCGACCACGCTGACCTACTGGGCCAGCAACCAGGGCGCCGACCTGGAGGCGGACAAGGCGATCCTCACGCCGGAACTGGAGAAGTTCGAGGAACGGACCGGCATCCACGTCGAGCTGGAGGTCGTCCCCTGGAGCGACCTGCTCAACCGCATCCTGGCCGCCACCGCCTCCGGCGAGGGCCCCGACGTCCTCAACATCGGCAACACCTGGTCCGCCTCCCTCCAGGCCACCGGCGCGCTGCTGCCCTGGACGGAGGAGAACTTCGAGCGGATCGGCGGCCGGGACCGCTTCCTCGACGCCGCTGTCGCCTCCGCGGGCGCCCCGGGCCAGGACCCGGCGGCCGTCCCGCTGTACTCCCTCTCCTACGCCCTCTACTACAACAAGGCGATGTTCGAGGAGGCCGGCATCGAGCAGCCGCCCGCCACCTGGGACGAGTTCGTGGAGGTCGGCAAGCGGCTCACCGGCGACGGCCGGTACGGCTTCGGCCTGGAGGGATCCAACCTCTCCAACAACATCCACCAGGCCTACGTGCTCGCCCGGCAGCACGGCGGCGACTTCTTCGACGAGTCCGGCGAGCCCACCTTCACCGACCCCGGCGCCGTCGAAGGCGTCAAGCAGTGGATCGACTTCATGGCCGAGGACGGCATCGTCGCCCCCGGCAACGCCGAGTACGCGCAGAACCAGTCCCTCCAGGACTTCGCCACCGGCAAGACCGCGATGCTGCTGTGGCAGGCCGCCGGCACCACCTTCGAGTCCTTCGGCATGAGCGAGGACGACTACGGCGTCGCCCCCGTCCCGACGCCCTCCGGCACCCCCGGCCAGGGCACCGAGGTCAACTCCATGGTCGCCGGCATCAACCTCGCCGTCTTCGACAACACCGACAACCTCGACGGCGCCCTGGAATTCGTCGAGTTCATGACGAGCGACGAGGAGCAGGCCGTCCTCAACGCCGCCTACGGCTCCATCCCCGCCGTCGAGTCCGCCCAGGACGACCCCGCGTTCGACACCCCGGCGCTGAACGTCCTCAAGGACGCCCTCGCCACCAGCGCCGTCCCGCTGCCGCAGGTGCCCGAGGAGTCGCAGTTCGAGACCGCCGTCGGCACCGCCATCAAGGACCTCTTCGCCGAGGCCGCCGCGGGGCGCGAGGTCACCACCGAGCTGGTGGCGGAACGCCTCACCGAGGCCCAGCAGCAGGTCGGGTAGCGGGCACCCACCATGACCACCACCGTGTCACCGCGCACCACCGCCCCGGCCGGCGGCAAGCTCCCCCCGGCCGGCGGTGGCAGCCGCCGCCGCCCGCTGCTGCCCGAGCGGGTGCGCCGGGGCGGCCTGCCCTACCTGCTGCTGCTCCCCGCGCTCCTGCTTGAGGTGCTCATCCACCTCGCGCCGATGGCCGTCGGCGTGTGGATGAGCTTCCGCGAACTGACCCAGTTCTTCATCAACAACTGGAGCGCGGCACCGTTCGCCGGCCTGGACAACTTCCGGGTCGCCGTGGACGTCAACGCCCCGGTCGGCGAGGCGCTGCTCAACTCGTTCCTGGTCACCTGCGCCTTCACCATTCTGTCGGTGGGTGCCTCGTGGCTGATCGGGACCGCCGCGGCGATCCTGATGCAGGACACCTTCCGGGGGCGCGGCCTGCTGCGCGCCACCTTCCTGATCCCCTACGCCCTGCCGGTGTACGCGGCCGTGATCACCTGGTCGTTCATGCTCCAGCGGGACAACGGGCTGGTCAACCACGTCATCGTCGACCAGCTCGGCCTGACCGACGACCGGCCGTTCTGGCTGCTGGGCGGGAACAGCTTCGTCGCGCTGCTGGTCGTGGCCACCTGGAAGTCCTGGCCGTTCGCCTTCCTCATCGTCACGGCCGGCCTGCAGTCGATCCCGCAGGAGAGCTACGAGGCCGCCGCCATCGACGGCGCCGGCATGTGGCGGCGCGTCCGGCACATCACCCTGCCGTCGCTGCGGCCGGTCAACCAGGTTCTGGTGCTCGTGCTGTTCCTGTGGACCTTCAACGACTTCAACACGCCCTACGTGCTGTTCTCCGAGGCAGCGCCGGAGGCCGCCGACCTGGTCTCCATCCACATCTACCAGTCGTCCTTCGCCACCTGGAACTTCGGCTCGGGCTCGGCCATGTCCGTCCTGCTGCTGCTCTTCCTGCTGCTGGTGACGGCCGTCTACCTGCTGCTCACCAACCGTCGGAGGGAGAGCTGACGATGCCCAGGCCCCACCGGTCCCCCTCCGCCCCGCCGGCGTCGTTCCTGTGGACCCGCCGGATCGTGCTCGGCGCGCTCGCCGTGTTCACCCTGGTGCCGGTCTACGTCATGGTCTCCAGCTCGCTGAAGTCGCTGGAGGACGTCTCCGGCCGCTTCCAGTGGATACCGTCCGAGCTGACCGTCCAGCCCTACATCGACATCTGGAGCACCGTCCCGCTCGGCCGGTACTTCCTCAACTCGCTGATCGTCGCCGGTGCCGCCACCGTCTGCTCGGTGGTCATCGCGGTGTTCGCCGCCTACGCGGTGAGCCGGTACCGCTTCCGCGGACGGCGGGTGTTCACCATCACCGTGCTGTCCACCCAGATGTTCCCCGGCATCCTCTTCCTGCTGCCGCTGTTCCTGATCTTCGTCAACATCGGCAACACCACCGGCGTCGCCCTCTACGGCTCCCGCGGCGGGTTGATCCTCACCTACCTCACCTTCTCGCTGCCGTTCGCCATCTGGATGCTCATCGGGTACTTCGACTCCACGCCGAAGGAGCTCGACGAGGCCGCCATGGTCGACGGCTGCGGCCCGCTCGGCGCGCTCTTCCGGGTCGTCGTCCCCGCGGCGGTCCCCGGCATCGTCGCCGTGGCCATCTACGCCTTCATGACCGCCTGGGGCGAGGTGCTGTTCGCCTCGGTCATGACCAACGAGGCCACCCGCACCCTCGCCGTCGGCCTCCAGGGCTACTCCACCCAGACCAACGTCTACTGGAACCAGGTCATGGCCGCGTCGCTGGTGGTCAGCGTGCCGGTGGTGATCGGCTTCCTGCTCCTGCAGCGCTACCTCGTCACCGGCCTGACCGCCGGAGCCGTGAAGTGACCCCTCCCAGCGCCTCCCAGCACACCCGCGCAGAAAGGCCCCCCGTGACCGACAGCCCGACCTTCCCCGCCGACTTCCGCTGGGGCGTGGCCACCTCCGCCTACCAGATCGAGGGCGCCGTCGCCGAGGACGGCCGCTCCGCCTCCATCTGGGACACCTTCTCCCGGGTGCCCGGCGCCATCGCGGGCGGCGACACCGGCGACGTCGCCTGCGACCACTACCACCGCTGGCCCGAGGACATCGCCCTGATGAAGCGGCTCGGCGTGGACTCCTACCGCTTCTCCATCGCCTGGCCCCGGGTCGTCCCCGGCGGCGACGGCGCCGTCAACAAGGCCGGCCTGGACTTCTACGACCGGCTGGTGGACGCCCTGCTGGAGGCCGGCGTCACCCCCTTCCCCACCCTCTACCACTGGGACCTGCCGCAGAGCCTCCAGGACCGCGGCGGCTGGCCGGCCCGCGACACCGCCGAGCACTTCGCCGCCTACGCCGCCCACGTCGCGGCCCGGCTCGGCGACCGCGTGCGGGACTGGGCCACCCTCAACGAACCGCTCTGCTCCGCCTGGATCGGCCACCTCGAAGGCACCATGGCGCCCGGCCTCACCGACATCACCGCCGCCGTGCGCGCCTCCTTCCACCTCCACCTCGGCCACGGCCTCGCCGCGCAGGCCGTCCGCGCCGCCGCGCCCGGGGCCCGGATCGGCATCGTCAACAACCTCAGCCCCTGCGAGCCGGCCTCCGACCGCGCCGCCGACCGCGCCGCCGCGGTGCGCGCCGACGGCCACGTCAACCGCTGGTGGCTCGACCCGGTGCACGGCCGCGGTTACCCCGCGGACATGCTGGAGCTGTACGGCGTGGACCTGCCCGAGCGCCCCGGCGACCTGGAGACCATCGCCACGCCGCTGGACTGGCTG
Coding sequences:
- a CDS encoding ROK family transcriptional regulator, coding for MAKRDRLTVRDLRRGNRSKVLRRVYFEGPLSRQELTLVTGLSSGSISNVVAELAAEGLLEEAGAVDSDGGRPRTLLRVAPASGYLVGVDVGETRVRAELFDLSLTEIARAERPLSDRGYDVDHVVDHVGAVLAELLDADAATRERLYGVGIGVPGIIEHDPRQGVVVHGQTVGWDAVPLEALVRERTDLPPDVPLFVDNGAKTLGQAEMWFGGGRGAREAVVALFGSGVGACVVTPDGPYGGLRGQAAEWGHTIARVGGRPCRCGGRGHLEAYVGAEALIERWREAGGQPPEADQETALAALLAAARPTDAATPADPTAAALLEETAEYLGAAVATMLNLFQPERFILGGWAGLLLGPHLLPAVRRHADAYTLRRPAQRATIELGRLGPDAVTVGAATLPLAEFFEHGGSRPTPVALPR
- a CDS encoding carbohydrate ABC transporter permease; its protein translation is MPRPHRSPSAPPASFLWTRRIVLGALAVFTLVPVYVMVSSSLKSLEDVSGRFQWIPSELTVQPYIDIWSTVPLGRYFLNSLIVAGAATVCSVVIAVFAAYAVSRYRFRGRRVFTITVLSTQMFPGILFLLPLFLIFVNIGNTTGVALYGSRGGLILTYLTFSLPFAIWMLIGYFDSTPKELDEAAMVDGCGPLGALFRVVVPAAVPGIVAVAIYAFMTAWGEVLFASVMTNEATRTLAVGLQGYSTQTNVYWNQVMAASLVVSVPVVIGFLLLQRYLVTGLTAGAVK
- a CDS encoding carbohydrate ABC transporter permease; this translates as MTTTVSPRTTAPAGGKLPPAGGGSRRRPLLPERVRRGGLPYLLLLPALLLEVLIHLAPMAVGVWMSFRELTQFFINNWSAAPFAGLDNFRVAVDVNAPVGEALLNSFLVTCAFTILSVGASWLIGTAAAILMQDTFRGRGLLRATFLIPYALPVYAAVITWSFMLQRDNGLVNHVIVDQLGLTDDRPFWLLGGNSFVALLVVATWKSWPFAFLIVTAGLQSIPQESYEAAAIDGAGMWRRVRHITLPSLRPVNQVLVLVLFLWTFNDFNTPYVLFSEAAPEAADLVSIHIYQSSFATWNFGSGSAMSVLLLLFLLLVTAVYLLLTNRRRES
- a CDS encoding GH1 family beta-glucosidase yields the protein MTDSPTFPADFRWGVATSAYQIEGAVAEDGRSASIWDTFSRVPGAIAGGDTGDVACDHYHRWPEDIALMKRLGVDSYRFSIAWPRVVPGGDGAVNKAGLDFYDRLVDALLEAGVTPFPTLYHWDLPQSLQDRGGWPARDTAEHFAAYAAHVAARLGDRVRDWATLNEPLCSAWIGHLEGTMAPGLTDITAAVRASFHLHLGHGLAAQAVRAAAPGARIGIVNNLSPCEPASDRAADRAAAVRADGHVNRWWLDPVHGRGYPADMLELYGVDLPERPGDLETIATPLDWLGVNYYFRQVVADDPTGPLPHARQVELPGRPHTAMPWEVHARGLADILRRVTEDYRPRRILVTESGAAFRDTVAADGSVHDPERTTYLEDHLAACAEAIRDGVPLAGYFAWSLLDNFEWAYGYDKRFGLVHVDYTSQRRTIKTSGHRYAALIDRARRLAAQPVG
- a CDS encoding ABC transporter substrate-binding protein, whose protein sequence is MRRRRAAAAALLVTSLAAAVTGCGGGGAAQGSNDNPTTLTYWASNQGADLEADKAILTPELEKFEERTGIHVELEVVPWSDLLNRILAATASGEGPDVLNIGNTWSASLQATGALLPWTEENFERIGGRDRFLDAAVASAGAPGQDPAAVPLYSLSYALYYNKAMFEEAGIEQPPATWDEFVEVGKRLTGDGRYGFGLEGSNLSNNIHQAYVLARQHGGDFFDESGEPTFTDPGAVEGVKQWIDFMAEDGIVAPGNAEYAQNQSLQDFATGKTAMLLWQAAGTTFESFGMSEDDYGVAPVPTPSGTPGQGTEVNSMVAGINLAVFDNTDNLDGALEFVEFMTSDEEQAVLNAAYGSIPAVESAQDDPAFDTPALNVLKDALATSAVPLPQVPEESQFETAVGTAIKDLFAEAAAGREVTTELVAERLTEAQQQVG